A genomic region of Brevibacillus sp. JNUCC-41 contains the following coding sequences:
- the paaD gene encoding 1,2-phenylacetyl-CoA epoxidase subunit PaaD produces MSTIQLNIEEIYKLLEDVKDPEIDTVSILDLGMVEDVKVSGQDVSVKMLPTFLGCPALSIIQKNVETALRQLPAVRNVNVEFLRSPSWTSDRITEKGKAGLKVFGISPPPRQMKSDGSWHVDCPYCESTYVTMENIFGPTACRSILYCKACKNPFEAMKPMIKII; encoded by the coding sequence ATGTCGACCATACAGTTAAACATAGAAGAAATTTATAAGCTCCTGGAAGACGTTAAAGATCCCGAAATCGATACAGTAAGTATCCTGGATTTGGGGATGGTTGAAGACGTTAAGGTTTCGGGCCAGGACGTTTCGGTAAAAATGCTGCCAACTTTTCTTGGGTGCCCGGCATTGTCGATCATCCAAAAAAATGTGGAAACAGCTCTTCGACAGCTGCCTGCCGTAAGAAATGTAAATGTGGAATTTTTACGTTCCCCTTCGTGGACATCCGATCGAATTACGGAAAAAGGGAAAGCTGGATTGAAGGTTTTCGGAATCTCCCCTCCTCCTCGACAAATGAAAAGTGATGGGTCATGGCATGTGGATTGCCCATATTGTGAATCGACATATGTCACGATGGAAAATATCTTCGGTCCAACGGCCTGCCGCAGCATTTTATATTGTAAAGCATGCAAAAATCCGTTCGAAGCGATGAAACCGATGATAAAAATAATTTAA
- a CDS encoding EthD family reductase, whose product MVKLIALYKQPENKEEFDEHYFNVHGPITEKIPGLQKMEVTKIVGTPMGKDSEYYILCEMYYEDHDALQQGMRSPEGKASGKDLMGFAGKLVTMMIGEEIK is encoded by the coding sequence ATGGTAAAGTTAATCGCCCTATACAAACAACCTGAAAACAAGGAAGAATTCGATGAGCACTATTTCAATGTACATGGCCCGATAACGGAAAAAATTCCAGGTCTCCAAAAAATGGAGGTCACTAAAATTGTAGGGACCCCAATGGGCAAAGACTCCGAGTATTACATTCTTTGTGAAATGTATTATGAAGACCACGACGCATTGCAGCAAGGAATGCGTTCTCCGGAAGGAAAAGCATCAGGGAAGGACCTAATGGGCTTTGCAGGGAAACTTGTAACGATGATGATCGGCGAAGAAATAAAATGA
- a CDS encoding enoyl-CoA hydratase/isomerase family protein, which translates to MNALQFIETSIAEGIGYISLNRPKQLNALNRKMVREIVSTMEDFDRDPQVKVILLSGNGKAFSAGADIDEMVNDSPISMELTNQFADWDRISLVKKPVIGAVKSFVFGGGFELALSCDFLIAASDTQFSFPEVTLGVMPGAGGTQRLTKLVGKTKALEWMLTAERIKAKTALQYGFINKIVAPELLMEETVDFARKIAKQPPLAVRLIKESVNKAVDYPLYEGMQFERKNFYILFASEDQKEGMKAFVEKREPKFTGG; encoded by the coding sequence ATGAATGCGCTTCAATTCATTGAAACGTCAATCGCGGAAGGCATTGGTTATATCTCTTTAAATCGGCCGAAACAACTGAATGCCCTTAACAGGAAAATGGTCAGGGAAATAGTTTCAACCATGGAGGATTTCGACCGGGACCCACAAGTGAAGGTGATTTTGCTATCGGGCAATGGGAAAGCATTTTCCGCTGGAGCTGATATCGACGAGATGGTGAACGACAGCCCAATCAGTATGGAGTTAACGAACCAATTTGCCGATTGGGACCGGATAAGCCTAGTCAAGAAGCCTGTAATTGGTGCGGTGAAAAGTTTTGTATTCGGCGGTGGTTTTGAACTTGCATTATCCTGCGATTTCCTGATTGCCGCCAGCGATACCCAGTTTTCCTTTCCGGAAGTGACACTAGGAGTCATGCCTGGTGCAGGAGGAACCCAAAGGTTGACGAAATTGGTGGGCAAGACGAAGGCACTTGAATGGATGTTGACGGCTGAAAGGATAAAGGCAAAGACAGCCCTGCAATATGGTTTCATTAATAAGATCGTGGCACCTGAATTGTTAATGGAAGAAACGGTTGATTTTGCTAGAAAGATAGCAAAGCAACCCCCGTTAGCAGTAAGGCTGATCAAAGAATCCGTCAATAAGGCAGTTGATTATCCCTTATATGAGGGCATGCAATTTGAACGGAAGAACTTCTATATTCTTTTTGCATCAGAGGACCAAAAAGAAGGAATGAAAGCATTTGTTGAAAAAAGGGAGCCGAAATTCACAGGCGGATAA
- a CDS encoding enoyl-CoA hydratase-related protein, with translation MYETIKYGVENGVAWLTLNRPDKLNAFTSQMNKEIQKAIKVSAGSDEVRAIIITGEGRAFCSGQDLSDVDEGMNLGQVLREAYGPMMEQIANCEKPIIAAVNGVAAGAGFSLALACDFRLVSEKASFVNAFVNIGLIPDSGNLYYLSRIVGHAKALELSLLGEKVPASEAKNIGLATKVIGVEEWNEQLKAFAENIANKPTKAIGLIKRYLEASYHLSLEEYLKEEAEGQRIAGLTKDYAEGVAAFIEKRKAQFIGK, from the coding sequence ATGTACGAAACGATCAAATATGGGGTTGAAAATGGAGTGGCTTGGCTTACTTTGAACCGTCCTGATAAACTGAATGCCTTTACGTCCCAAATGAATAAGGAAATACAGAAAGCGATCAAAGTATCTGCGGGGTCGGATGAAGTGCGGGCCATTATCATTACAGGGGAAGGCAGGGCCTTTTGTTCGGGACAAGATTTATCGGATGTTGATGAAGGCATGAATTTAGGCCAGGTGCTGCGGGAAGCCTACGGTCCGATGATGGAGCAAATAGCAAACTGTGAAAAGCCGATCATTGCCGCAGTCAATGGAGTGGCTGCAGGGGCTGGCTTCAGCCTAGCACTGGCGTGCGATTTTCGGCTTGTTTCTGAAAAAGCCAGTTTTGTAAATGCTTTTGTCAATATCGGATTGATACCTGATTCGGGGAATCTGTATTACCTTTCGCGGATCGTTGGTCATGCGAAAGCCTTGGAATTATCTTTATTGGGGGAAAAGGTTCCGGCTAGCGAGGCGAAAAATATCGGGCTCGCTACAAAAGTGATCGGTGTGGAAGAATGGAACGAGCAATTGAAAGCCTTTGCAGAGAATATCGCGAACAAGCCAACGAAAGCAATCGGGTTAATTAAAAGATACTTAGAGGCGTCCTATCACCTTTCATTGGAAGAATACTTAAAAGAAGAAGCGGAGGGTCAGCGAATTGCTGGCTTAACGAAGGATTATGCAGAAGGTGTGGCAGCATTCATTGAAAAAAGGAAGGCTCAATTCATAGGCAAGTAA
- a CDS encoding aldehyde dehydrogenase family protein: MVRVQEAAFEKAEMKRDYYHLIINGERVESSDGSTIDAYNPATGEIIAKVAKATREDAEKAVQAAREAFDNGKWKRTPINKRSRVLNKIAAIMRSRFNELVELEVLNSGKSISAAQGQVMQAIEDFEFYAGALVAHRGSVNNVPGQFHNYTEKEPVGVCAQIIPWNYPMMMAAWKIAPAIAVGCSVIVKPASLTPLTAIVLGEICLEAGVPSGVVNIIPGPGSDVGNYLVEHPKVNKVAFTGSTPIGRDLMGKASQTLKRVTLELGGKSPNIVFDDADLEAAIDGSLYGIFYNTGQSCEARSRLYVHEDIYDEFVARFVEKTKKLKLGNPLDKETHVGAVIDQGQLDVIDNYVQSAITDGAKILTGGKPAVIEGFENGYWYEPTVIANVNHEMDVVKEEIFGPVVVIMKFKDEKEAVRLANDTEFGLGSALWTKDGGRATRVANQIEAGIVMVNCPFSAFPGTPFGGYKQSGFGRELCIETLDLYTETKSIISYHGSRPLNPFGIQ, translated from the coding sequence ATGGTAAGAGTTCAAGAGGCGGCATTTGAAAAAGCGGAAATGAAGCGTGATTATTATCATCTGATCATTAATGGGGAAAGAGTGGAAAGCTCTGATGGTTCCACGATTGATGCGTACAATCCTGCAACTGGTGAAATCATTGCCAAGGTTGCAAAGGCAACAAGGGAAGATGCAGAAAAAGCTGTTCAAGCTGCACGTGAAGCATTTGATAATGGGAAATGGAAGAGGACTCCGATTAATAAGCGTTCTCGTGTATTGAACAAAATTGCAGCAATCATGCGTTCACGCTTTAATGAATTGGTTGAATTGGAAGTTCTGAACAGCGGCAAATCCATTTCTGCAGCACAAGGCCAAGTCATGCAGGCAATTGAAGATTTCGAGTTTTATGCAGGCGCATTGGTTGCACACCGCGGATCTGTCAATAATGTACCTGGTCAATTCCATAACTATACGGAAAAAGAGCCAGTAGGTGTTTGTGCTCAAATCATCCCTTGGAATTACCCTATGATGATGGCAGCGTGGAAAATTGCACCTGCAATTGCAGTTGGCTGTTCGGTCATCGTTAAGCCAGCTTCGTTAACGCCATTGACGGCAATTGTATTAGGGGAAATCTGTTTAGAAGCTGGTGTTCCTTCCGGTGTGGTCAATATCATTCCAGGCCCAGGATCGGACGTAGGGAATTACCTTGTCGAGCATCCGAAAGTGAATAAGGTTGCCTTTACGGGTTCTACGCCAATCGGCAGGGATCTCATGGGCAAAGCTTCACAGACATTAAAAAGGGTGACATTGGAGCTTGGCGGGAAGTCCCCTAATATTGTCTTTGACGATGCAGACCTTGAAGCAGCCATCGATGGATCATTATATGGCATATTCTACAATACTGGACAATCTTGCGAAGCTAGATCCCGTTTATATGTACATGAAGACATATACGACGAATTCGTTGCCAGATTCGTGGAAAAAACGAAAAAATTGAAATTGGGCAATCCGCTCGACAAAGAAACACACGTCGGTGCAGTCATAGATCAAGGGCAATTGGATGTCATCGACAATTATGTGCAATCTGCCATTACTGACGGTGCGAAAATCCTGACAGGAGGAAAGCCAGCTGTCATTGAAGGATTCGAAAACGGTTATTGGTATGAGCCAACGGTCATAGCTAATGTCAATCATGAAATGGATGTAGTGAAAGAGGAAATATTCGGGCCGGTCGTTGTCATAATGAAATTCAAAGATGAAAAAGAAGCCGTGAGACTCGCAAATGATACGGAATTCGGTTTGGGTTCGGCTCTTTGGACAAAAGATGGCGGGCGTGCGACTAGAGTGGCCAATCAAATAGAAGCGGGAATCGTCATGGTGAATTGCCCATTCTCAGCATTTCCTGGAACACCTTTCGGAGGGTATAAACAATCAGGATTCGGCCGGGAACTTTGTATTGAGACACTTGATCTTTATACAGAAACGAAAAGCATCATTTCCTATCATGGAAGCCGTCCCTTAAATCCCTTTGGAATTCAATAA
- a CDS encoding 3-hydroxyacyl-CoA dehydrogenase — translation MIRNLVIVGSGVMGRGIAYVGATGGFNVVLVDVNQDALESARKEIDGIFEKGVRYQKITQEEAAAAKSRFSYSSNLKESAAYADLIIEAVPEKAEIKRAVFETIEVHAKEDCYFATNTSTMSPTEIGSYGKRPEKTIAMHFFNPVQKMPLVEIVRGLETSDETAAIIKEVAGKMGKETVVINEFPGFVTSRISCLVGNEAFFMLQEGLGTPEEIDKAIKLGLNYPMGPFELGDLVGLDARLNNLKYLHSKLGEKYRPAPLLEQYVKAGRLGRKTGKGVYDYTKDGELVKK, via the coding sequence ATGATTAGAAATCTAGTGATTGTCGGATCTGGTGTCATGGGCAGGGGAATAGCTTATGTTGGAGCAACAGGGGGCTTTAATGTAGTACTGGTGGATGTGAATCAGGATGCTTTGGAAAGTGCAAGAAAAGAGATCGATGGAATTTTTGAGAAGGGTGTACGCTACCAAAAAATCACCCAGGAAGAAGCGGCAGCTGCAAAAAGCAGATTTTCCTATTCTTCCAATTTGAAAGAATCAGCAGCATATGCGGACTTGATCATAGAAGCAGTTCCGGAAAAGGCGGAAATTAAAAGGGCGGTCTTCGAAACGATTGAAGTCCATGCAAAAGAAGACTGTTATTTTGCAACCAATACTTCCACGATGAGCCCGACCGAAATTGGTTCTTATGGAAAGCGTCCTGAAAAAACGATTGCCATGCATTTTTTCAATCCGGTGCAAAAGATGCCGCTCGTTGAAATTGTACGTGGTCTTGAAACCAGTGATGAAACGGCAGCCATAATAAAAGAGGTAGCCGGAAAAATGGGGAAGGAAACCGTGGTCATTAATGAATTCCCTGGGTTTGTAACTAGCAGGATCAGCTGTTTGGTTGGTAATGAAGCGTTCTTTATGCTTCAAGAAGGTTTAGGTACGCCAGAAGAAATCGATAAGGCAATAAAGTTAGGGCTGAATTACCCAATGGGACCATTTGAGCTAGGTGATTTGGTGGGATTGGATGCCCGTTTGAATAATTTAAAATATTTACATAGTAAACTTGGTGAAAAATACCGCCCGGCCCCCCTTCTTGAACAGTATGTTAAAGCTGGCAGACTCGGCCGTAAGACAGGTAAAGGTGTGTACGATTATACAAAAGATGGCGAGCTGGTGAAGAAATGA
- a CDS encoding 3-oxoadipyl-CoA thiolase, producing MKDVVIIDAVRTPIGRYKGALKSVRPDDLGAIVIKALTDRNPELPPDQIEDVIFGNANQAGEDNRDVARMSALLAGLPVNVAGTTINRLCGSGLDAVMYAARSIAVGEGDIYIAGGTESMTRAPYVMAKPESEFPRGSMELQDTTIGWRFTNEKLKEMYGTDSMPQTAENVAQRFSVSREDQDQFAYQSQQKAKKAVENERFINEIVPVRYTDRKGNEVIVEKDEHPRPDTTIEKLAKLKPIFKDGTITAGNASGVNDGASALLLMSAEKARELGLKPLAKYVVGAVAGLEPSIMGLGPIHATKKALERASLTIEDIGLVELNEAFASQSLECIRQLKMDHEKVNVNGGAIAFGHPLGASGARILTTLVHEMKKRNVRYGLATMCVGVGQGISAIIENIEKD from the coding sequence ATGAAGGATGTTGTGATTATTGATGCTGTGAGAACACCAATCGGAAGATATAAAGGAGCTTTGAAAAGCGTTCGCCCGGATGACCTCGGTGCAATTGTAATCAAGGCGCTGACCGATCGCAATCCAGAGCTGCCGCCGGATCAAATTGAAGATGTCATCTTCGGGAATGCAAATCAAGCAGGAGAGGATAATCGCGATGTGGCCAGGATGTCCGCCCTTTTAGCTGGTCTTCCGGTAAATGTGGCTGGTACGACAATAAATCGTTTGTGTGGATCAGGATTGGATGCCGTCATGTATGCTGCACGCTCCATTGCTGTAGGTGAAGGCGATATTTATATCGCAGGCGGTACCGAAAGCATGACAAGGGCGCCATACGTCATGGCCAAACCTGAGAGTGAATTTCCGCGGGGTTCAATGGAGCTTCAGGATACAACAATCGGATGGCGCTTCACGAATGAGAAACTTAAAGAAATGTATGGTACGGATTCGATGCCTCAAACGGCTGAAAACGTCGCCCAGCGTTTTTCGGTTTCAAGGGAGGACCAAGATCAATTCGCATATCAAAGCCAGCAAAAAGCGAAAAAAGCAGTGGAAAATGAGCGTTTCATTAATGAAATCGTACCTGTTCGATATACGGATCGTAAAGGGAATGAAGTCATTGTCGAGAAGGATGAGCACCCTCGTCCTGACACGACCATCGAAAAGTTGGCAAAACTCAAACCGATCTTTAAAGACGGCACTATAACGGCCGGTAATGCTTCAGGCGTAAATGATGGAGCCTCGGCATTACTTTTGATGAGTGCAGAAAAAGCACGGGAGCTTGGATTGAAACCTCTGGCCAAATATGTAGTAGGGGCGGTAGCGGGATTAGAACCGTCCATTATGGGCCTTGGCCCGATTCATGCCACCAAAAAAGCATTGGAGAGGGCAAGTTTGACGATTGAAGACATCGGGCTAGTGGAATTGAATGAAGCATTCGCATCCCAATCCTTGGAGTGTATCCGCCAATTGAAAATGGATCATGAGAAAGTGAATGTCAACGGCGGGGCAATAGCGTTTGGCCATCCGCTCGGTGCAAGCGGGGCGCGTATTTTAACGACGCTCGTCCACGAAATGAAAAAGCGGAATGTCCGCTATGGTCTTGCGACGATGTGCGTAGGCGTTGGCCAAGGCATTTCCGCCATTATAGAAAATATTGAAAAAGATTGA
- a CDS encoding enoyl-CoA hydratase-related protein encodes MSKVIYKVINQIGYVTVNRPDVLNCFDYETLCELQDVIDAVHYDGDIRVVIFTGAGEKAFSAGADLKERKSLNDAEVRRNVKAIRDVFNSIAGLPQPTIAAVNGYALGGGFEWLLSCDFAIAAEGVSLGLTETSWAIIPGAGGTQRLPRLIGEMKAKELIFTAKKLTAEEACQLGILLRAVPRDQLMSACEELAANIMKNGPIAVKQAKYAIDQGMNTDLQTGMAIEGKAYELTIPTQDRSEALLAFSERRKARFTGE; translated from the coding sequence ATGTCCAAGGTTATATATAAAGTGATAAATCAAATCGGCTATGTAACAGTGAATCGGCCCGACGTACTGAACTGCTTCGACTATGAGACACTTTGTGAACTGCAGGATGTCATCGATGCAGTTCATTATGACGGCGATATCCGTGTTGTCATTTTTACCGGTGCAGGGGAAAAGGCCTTCAGCGCGGGCGCGGATTTAAAAGAAAGGAAGTCTTTGAATGATGCGGAAGTAAGAAGGAACGTTAAAGCGATTCGCGATGTTTTTAATAGTATTGCAGGGCTTCCACAGCCAACGATAGCTGCCGTCAATGGATATGCATTGGGGGGAGGATTTGAATGGCTGCTTTCATGTGACTTTGCAATTGCTGCCGAAGGTGTTTCTTTGGGGCTCACTGAAACTAGCTGGGCCATTATTCCTGGGGCAGGAGGTACACAGCGGCTGCCGAGATTGATTGGGGAAATGAAAGCGAAGGAATTGATCTTCACCGCTAAAAAACTGACTGCAGAAGAGGCATGTCAATTAGGGATCCTTTTGAGGGCCGTGCCAAGGGATCAACTTATGTCAGCCTGTGAGGAATTGGCAGCCAATATCATGAAAAATGGGCCGATTGCAGTTAAACAAGCCAAATATGCGATTGACCAAGGAATGAATACGGACTTGCAAACCGGAATGGCCATAGAGGGAAAGGCCTATGAATTGACCATCCCGACTCAAGACAGATCGGAAGCGCTCCTGGCATTTAGTGAACGGAGAAAAGCACGATTTACTGGTGAATAA
- the paaX gene encoding phenylacetic acid degradation operon negative regulatory protein PaaX has product MGTNTQSMIFTIYGDYIRNYGNKIWIGSLIRLLKEFGHNEQGVRVAVSRMVKQGWIQSEKQGNKSYYFLTDRGVQRMDEAANRIYKMKPNEWDGKWRILMYTIPEDKRQLRDDLRKELLWSGFGSFSSGCWISPNDLEKQINRLIEKYDIKEYVDFFISEYKGPKENQSLVEKSWHLEEIENKYEEFIEKYSKQFIVHQSIINRGEMSDADCFVERTNLVHEYRKFLFIDPGLPKELLPSKWNGNHAALLFSQYYQVLAEPASRFFESVFQENNDLCRKDETYDAKDHPLIIK; this is encoded by the coding sequence ATAGGTACTAACACTCAATCCATGATTTTTACGATATACGGCGATTATATCCGTAACTATGGAAATAAAATCTGGATAGGCAGTTTAATTCGTTTATTGAAGGAATTCGGCCATAATGAGCAGGGCGTACGTGTAGCCGTTTCACGAATGGTCAAGCAAGGATGGATCCAGTCAGAGAAGCAGGGAAATAAAAGCTATTACTTTTTGACTGATCGCGGTGTGCAGAGAATGGATGAAGCGGCCAATCGCATATATAAGATGAAACCGAATGAATGGGACGGTAAATGGCGTATCTTAATGTACACGATACCTGAAGATAAGCGGCAATTACGGGATGATCTCCGTAAAGAATTATTATGGAGCGGGTTTGGCAGTTTTTCAAGTGGTTGCTGGATTTCCCCTAATGATTTGGAGAAGCAAATCAATCGTTTGATCGAGAAATATGACATCAAAGAATATGTTGATTTTTTCATTTCGGAGTACAAAGGCCCTAAAGAAAACCAATCGCTTGTAGAGAAAAGCTGGCATTTGGAAGAGATTGAAAATAAATATGAAGAATTCATCGAGAAATACAGCAAACAATTCATCGTTCATCAAAGCATTATTAACAGGGGCGAAATGTCCGATGCCGATTGTTTTGTGGAACGAACGAACTTGGTACATGAATACCGTAAATTTTTATTTATCGATCCAGGCCTGCCAAAGGAACTTCTGCCTTCAAAGTGGAATGGGAACCATGCTGCTCTTTTATTTAGCCAATATTATCAAGTCTTGGCTGAACCAGCAAGCCGTTTCTTTGAAAGCGTATTTCAGGAAAATAATGATTTATGCCGGAAAGACGAAACCTATGATGCCAAGGATCATCCACTTATCATTAAGTGA